Sequence from the Festucalex cinctus isolate MCC-2025b chromosome 21, RoL_Fcin_1.0, whole genome shotgun sequence genome:
GAGGGCACCAGAGTGGCCGTGGTCAACTACGCCAGCACGGTTAAGATCGAGTTCTTGCTCAAAGACCACTACAACAAACCCGACATGAAGAAGGCTATCTCCCGTATCAAGCCTCTAGCCGCAGGCACCATGACAGGCCTGGCCATCAAGACGGCTGTGAACGAAGCCTTCGCCGAAGAGTCCGGAGCCAGGCCTCAATCTCGGAACATTGCAAAAGTGGCCATCATCGTGACGGATGGGAGGCCTCAGGACCAGGTGGAGGAGGTCTCTGCCGCAGCCCGCGCCAAAGGCATCGAGATCTACGCCGTCGGGGTGGTCCGTGCGGACATGGCGTCACTGAAGAAGATGGCCAGCTTGCCTCTGGAGGAGCACATCTTCTATGTGGAGACCTACGGTCTTATTGAGAAGCTCACTTCCAAGTTTCGGGAGACGTTGTGTGGTAGGACAAAGACGGCCCCGCGAGACCTTCTTGTACCATTAACCCTGGTTCTAGCTGCATGATAGGAGGCACCTACAGTCTAACGGGGGCGTTCCACGCTTCGGATCATTTCTCAACCATAATACATTTGAAAGAAAATTCTGAACCCTGACATGGACTGTAGATGTCAGCACTAGAACCTGATTAGAGCTgcaaaattaatacaaaaagtTTGAGGGTCAAACAAGCCTCAAACTTTCAGTCTCTTTAAAATGTTGACATCCTATTTATACTTTGTTTTAATGCTGTGAAGACAGAACCTCATTTTTTCATACCATTGGCTGCCGGAAAGGCCAGTGAGCTGTGACGCAATCAGAGATTGTATTTCGCAGTCATTGATGGTGTACTGATTGGTCCAGGCAGCGTTGGTTCAGTTCCCACTCTGACTAACAATGTGTCCTGAGACTGACTGGTGACGAGTCCAGGGTTTAGTCTGCCTGAATAGGATAACCagaatggaaaatggatggatggatggttagatGATATTCTTGAGATTTCAGGTCCATCCACCTTTTTTCTACACTGTTTATCCTCACCGATccaagctgactttgggcaagagacTGGGTACACCGTGGACTGGTCACCTGCCAATCGCAGAAATTTCTGATGATCTTatgttaaaaataacaataaaaatggtCAGAGTACATAATTTGGAGAAATATTTGAACAAACACCCCATGAACCTGATTGTAATAACTTTTACACTATGACTTAAAAATTGTTTCATAAATATTTTCAGTACATACTACAAAATACTCTATTTTATATATGCCAGCAAATGAATCCTCGTTAGTCAATCCTTTAATCCTGTCCTAGGTCTGGACCCCTGTTCCATTGGAAACGACTGTGAGCACGTTTGTGTCAATGACATTGCCACCTACTACTGCAAGTGCCGCACTGGATATATCTTGAATGCCGACCAGAGAACATGTTCCTTGAAACGTAAGCCCTTATGTTTCACTCTCTGGATTTAGATCCTGCTATGAACCTCACATTTCTGATACTGACCTAATATAAATGACATGGTACTAGTATTAATGCGTCAGTTGAATTTGACATGTTGTCTTTAATGTGATGTAGAGGTGGTGGCGGATCCTTGCAAGTGCGAAGCCAGATTGGCTTTCCAGAAGCAGACGCAGGCTGCCGTGCAGCAGCTCACTGCCAAGCATATCCTTCTTGTTATAAAGCGCACATATACACATTTCATATATGGACAgactgtggatggatggatgacggtGATTAATGTGCAAAAAATATCTAGCGAGATGGACAAATGAATGTATGGATTGACATCacatggatggctggatgtttGGATAACAGAACAAATTTTCTCCTTGACTTAGCAGTCACTAATTGATATGACAGGAAGAATAGAACGCCTTGAGAAAGCACTGGGTCGCATGTGACGCTTGACAAATGGGTGAGTGTTGACGCACGGGTGACGCGGAGGGGCAGTAAAACACCATCCCAGCGACTACATAGTGTGACCCTTTCCATTTATTTGCACAGGCCACCAGCGGGTATCGGAGACATGGACTGCTGAAAACGTGCACATGTGCTGCTCCATAGCTGTTGGATGGATGTCAAGCATGCAATAGACTGCCGTGGACCGTAGAGGAACTAATCACATCTACAGTGATGTCTGCTCTCTGTCTGCTATTCATCTTTACTAAAACGCCACCGACAATTCAAGTCTGCAATACTTTTTGTGTGGCACGACGGAACTCGGTGTGAACCCAAACGCACGACTCCAACTCATGAAAGTAGAAGTTCTCAAAACATTTaatgagcaaaaaacaaacaaacaaacaaacaaaataatcacTCAGATGAAATAACTGCGATCAAAAATGCATATGTGCGTTTTTGGTGAGTATTACAGATTTTCATACGTGTAAGAGATTTTTGTGGTGGGACTTTATTTTAGTGGGGCTGAGAGGCTGGCTATGAGCAATAGGTTTGTTTGACTGTGCGTGTGACATTTGTTTGTGAGTGTAAGATGAGAGGGTTGCTTTtttagtttctttttcttttctttttttttttgtgaaagctGTTTTTGTGAGAGTGATCGCAAGAGTAGTGTCAAAGGCTTTTTCTAGTGAGTGTGATTTCTGGCCCATATGGCACATCATAGGTTGGGAAACCTATGTACTGTAGGTACATATTTTACTCACATCTTCACACCTCAAGATCAGTCCTAATATGTGATAATGCACTCATCTTCAACAATATGCGCTTTTACCGCCTTGACTGTTGCTCCAAGCAACATCATGGGGTCAAAGGTCACCCCAGGGACAGGTTGGCTGGGGTGCCGGATAGTGTGCTGGACATAGTGTCTTCTGTGTGCGCCCTCGTGAGTCAACATTTACCTCCAGTCTCCACTTTTACTAGACAGCTGCTTTATGTTTGTTTGCCTCCTTGCCGGCTTTCATGGTTACCACACACGGAAGGCGAAGCCGGTGCTGCCATGTCAGTGGGAGGAAGAAGATGAATGTAACTGACACGACGCTGCGAAGTGGAAAAGACGCAGAAAGATTGAGGCAACCAATTCCGGGAAGCTCGAAGCAGTAGAAGGAAAGAGAAGACGCTGACATTCGATCTTTAACGCATGTCCATGAGAGATGTTTCTACAGATATATTGTCCATTTAttttctgtccatccatccttccatctatCAATTGTCTATCCATCCACCAATCCATTCACCCATCTGTCCATTAACTATATTGTCCatgggtgtgaatgtgagtgtgaatggttagcGGATATATTGTAAGTACTGTATATACGATATGTATTTcttcgcattttttttttttttttaattaaagtattAGAGTGTGTTAATGTTGTGCTCAACTGTATATTATTTATAGCATCAAGTAAAAAAACCAAAAGAGCAGGTAGTGAAAAGTGAACTCCAGTCAACCCTCACGAGGAATGCCCCTGAATGACTGACCGACTAACTGAAGGTGTATGACGTGTGCACCTTGTGTCAAGTCTCTTAGTCGGTAAACTGCATACTGCAGCATAGAGCGGCATTTAAGGCATTAACTGGCAACATCAGTTCCTGAGCTGCACACATTTACCTCAagttcacgtgtgtgtttttttttttttatgtcttacaGGTAAACCTTTCACTTTTGTAGAAGTTAAGCCAGAGCATTGTAACAAAAGGGGTGAACGCAAggtcaaaaaaatgcatctatCAATTATTAAACGAGGAAAAACAGGGATGAACCGTAAACAGTGAATAAAACACAGCAAAAGCCATTACAGTATCTTATAGTACTGTGAGTCAAACGTGGATATTTGTATTTCACACAATGTCGGGATAAATGAGGCACAAAAAGGAAGCGCATGCATAGCCACCGGGTGACTTCTGCATCGTTGAGGTCCCACTTTCACCCCAACAGTTGTGTTCTTCATTATGAAAATCATGTGAGAATATCTCACAAGTGCAATAAAAGTACTGTAACTAAACTAAACTTGAATTGTTATTTTTCCAGATGTGCCCTATGATTAACTGGTAACCAGTccaaatgtcaaatgtaaactGGGATGGAAACACCCTTTGATTGGCTGACGaccagttcagtgtgtaccGCGCCTGTAGCCCTATGTCAGCTGTAAGAAAATGTATGCATTGTAGCTAAACTAGGTTACTGAGTGTGTAGTGGTTCACTTGCTTGACATCCGTGCAGGCAGCATGAGTTGAATTTAATTCCAACTCAGTCTGAAAGTGAGTCAGGTGGGATAACCTCCAGCTCTCTGAaacaagcagtcaagaaaattgttaaagaaaatgaaacaaaataaaaatggaaacagaaccaacaaaaaaaagtgacatttatgCACAGACATTTGGCTCATTCGGATAAAGTATGTTAATAAGTTGtttatgcaaaaatattaacaCTGACTGCCCTTTTTGTGAAGATTCTCTGAAGAATATGTTTCATATGTTTTGGGATTGCTCGTTTTCAGAAAAGTTTTGGAAAGATGTTTATAATTCTGTTTTCATTATTATAGAACCACAGCTTTCTCTCTGGTTTAAAAATATACTGTTTGGCTGGCTTCAATAATTATCCATCTGGAAGTAAAAAGGCATTTTATCTCATCAATCTTGTTCTAATATTGGCTAAATTGCATTTACACAAATGTCGATATGTTAACCAGAGACCTAATTTCTTCGTTTGAAAATGAAGTCAATATTTTAAATCTATTGGACAAGTAAAACGTTATATTTATGTGAgatttataatacatttttgtagaAGTTTCTTTTGCAGTGTCTTTGTCTCCCCCTGGCTGTTATGCTGTTTTGTATTAGTGGCTGTCTGCGACGTCACATCCGGTCGTAATGGCGGACGAGTGTgtacaaatatttcaaaatgctAACGAAGAGTTTAAAAAACAGAATTTCAAAAGAGCTGAAGAGCTTTACAACAATTTTATTTCGTCCTGCACACATCCCAGGTTGTTGTTTGTTGTCTAATAAGGCTACTGAAGATTTCTGACACTTATCAATCGAGACTTCACGAAAACGCTGTCACCTTGTTTTCACAGGGACCGGGAAGCCTCTCGTTTGGCGATCGCTTACAACAACCGTGGCCAAATAAAGTATTTTCGGGTGGATTTTGACGACGCGGTTGAGGATTACACCTCGGCGATAAAGGCCGACGACAAGTTTGAAGTAGCGTTCTACAACAGAGGTCTAATACATTATAGACTGGGTAAGGAGAGACGTTTCAGACAATGAATGTTGATCACTTCCGGTTTCCGGCATCGGCCTTCAAATTATGTCATATcataatcaaacaaaaatatttaaaatgacgtACTTTCTGCTTGTAATAGACAAACTCAAATTATATTAAACTGTGTTGTTTATACTCTTGTAGCACATTGTCGAACCGAACCGAACGTCATAAATTACCctttcctttcaaaataaagcaCGTCAGTTTCCATGTACAGTAcataataaata
This genomic interval carries:
- the ttc32 gene encoding tetratricopeptide repeat protein 32; the protein is MADECVQIFQNANEEFKKQNFKRAEELYNNFISSCTHPRDREASRLAIAYNNRGQIKYFRVDFDDAVEDYTSAIKADDKFEVAFYNRGLIHYRLGFFDDAIRDFQQALQLSEAFEDAKVALQRTLLDQQDKTNRGY